The Pseudomonadota bacterium region GTACATCGGCTGAGGGCAACATACATTTGTCCTGGCACAAATGTGCCCTTGCCAATATCAATGACAACATGATCAAAGGTTTTACCCTGGCTTTTATGGATGGTAATGGCCCACGCCAACCGAAAAGGAAACTGGGTAAAGGTTCCAGCAGGTTCTGAGACGATCTCTGTGCCATTAAACCCAAACTGAAAAACTTCCCACTTGAAACGATTCACGAAAATAACTTCATCGGTATCACTGAGACGAACGCGTACATAGTCTTCACCCTCAGAATTTCTTTTAATGGCTTCAACAACGCCAATACTGCCATTCACCCAACGTTTTCTCGAATCGTTGTTGAGCATCATGATTTGCGCCCCCACCTTGAACTGTAGTTCGGTGGACGTTGGAAAATACTCACGCCCAAACTCACCCTCAATCTCAGCTTCTGTTTCATGCAGAGTACCGGAAAGTTCTTGCAGATGCGCGTCGTTGATTTCGTCCGCCCTTTTATTGGTGGTGGTCAGGCTGATGGAAAGGCCTTCGTGATTTGGTTGAAAATCAGGCAGGTACCTAGAGTTCAACTGAGCCATGTCTGCGTCCTGCACCGAGTTATGACGAATTTGGTTCAACAAATCAACAAATTCCTGGTCTTTTTGCCGGTAGATTTTTTTCAACTCAATGATTTCGATTTCTCGGTTGCGGAATGCATGCGCACTAAAGAAATAAGGTGTTTTATAGTGCGTCCTAAAAACTTCTTGCTCATGAGCGATCACCACCGGAGGCAATTGATATAGATCTCCAACAAAAACCATCTGCACGCCCCCAAATGCTTTCCCAAGCTTGGGGCCATAAATGCGCAAGAACTCATCTATACAATCCAATAAATCCGCACGCAACATCGATACTTCATCAATAATCAGCGTTTTTAGGGCTTTATAAAGATCTGGATCCTTTGGTATAACCTTTTTTTCTCGTATTTTTTGTGGGGTAATATCGATATAAAAATTGAAAAAACGGTGAATAGTTTGCCCTTTAACATTAAGAGCAGCTACGCCTGTAGGCGCCAACACTACAGGATTTTTTTCACATTGAGCACAAAAATAATTCAATAGAGTCGATTTTCCCGTGCCAGCCTTACCAGTAATAAATAAGCATTTGTCTGTATTGGCCATCATCTCAATGGCGTGCTTAAATTGTGGGTTGATGTCAAGTTGCATGTAAGGGGCGTCCTCGTGGTTAAAGCTTATCACCCTAGTCTTAGCAGGAACTGCAAGTAGAGTCACGTAATTGTGGTGCAATATTTACATGCATTTTAGCCCTTGGCCTATGCTTTCGTCACCTCATGTTAAAAAATGCTGGGATCAAGAAGTTAATTACACCTTAGATTAGGTCAAAGAAAAGTACGCCAACTATACTCGCCCCGGGCACAGATTGCGCTTTTGGACACCCTCTGTATGACGTTTGTAGAAGACCTCTATCTAAAAGCGCAATTTATGCCCGTGACGGGTATAAATAAGCACTTCGAGCGTATCAGGAAACAGAGGTTTTGATTTCACTTCAGTATACTAACAAAAAATTAACCCCCCTCCCCTAGACTAGATAAAAATCACAACTTTCTTTTAGGGAGAATAAAGTCTCATGGCCAATAAACCCACAGCCAAACTCCAACATTCATTTGTCGATAAATTTATCTATCTTTTTGACAATACACTCACTCGGGGCTCTCTGTGGCTGGTCTACTGGTTGATGATAGTCACAATCGTTGTGATTGCCGTAATGTCAGCTATTTTTATTTATTTTGAGGTTAACCCTGAGCTAGAGACAATGGATCAAGCGTCACGCATGCTGTTTGTCGAGTTGCTGGCACCAGGAACCCTTGGCAGTGAAGACGGAACCTACCTCTACTATGGTCTTGTGTTTATTGTCTCTATGTTCGGTATTGTCTTTTTTTCAACTCTTGTCGGTTTGATCACCACCGCTTTTGAAGAACGCATTGATTCATTGCGTCGTGGTCGTTCTCCCGTTATTGAAGACGAACATATAGTGATTTTTGGTTGGTCGGAAAAAGTACCAACTATCATTCGGGAATTTGTCGAAGCATACCGAGATGAGAAAAAGTCAAGCATTGTTATCTTCGGCGATGCAGACAAAATGGAAATGGAAGAGCAAATCCAATCTCAGGTAAGTGATCGGGGCAATATCAAAGTTATCTGCCGTTCTGGAAAAGCGGGGGAACTGCAAGCGTCGAAGATAACGAGCGTCAACACAGCCAAAGCAATTATTGTTGTTGCCCCTGAAACTGAAGAAAGTGATATCCACGTAATTAAAAATCTGATGGCAATTGTCAAAAATCCGGAGCGACGCAAACGACCATACCAAATTGTTACGGAAATTCGTGACCCACATAATACAGAACTTGCTAGCATTGTAGGTGGTGATGAAGTGGATGTCATTTCGGTCACTGAATCCATTGCTCGCCTGATTGCTCAAACCTCAGGCCAGGCCGGTCTACCAACC contains the following coding sequences:
- a CDS encoding AAA family ATPase: MHHNYVTLLAVPAKTRVISFNHEDAPYMQLDINPQFKHAIEMMANTDKCLFITGKAGTGKSTLLNYFCAQCEKNPVVLAPTGVAALNVKGQTIHRFFNFYIDITPQKIREKKVIPKDPDLYKALKTLIIDEVSMLRADLLDCIDEFLRIYGPKLGKAFGGVQMVFVGDLYQLPPVVIAHEQEVFRTHYKTPYFFSAHAFRNREIEIIELKKIYRQKDQEFVDLLNQIRHNSVQDADMAQLNSRYLPDFQPNHEGLSISLTTTNKRADEINDAHLQELSGTLHETEAEIEGEFGREYFPTSTELQFKVGAQIMMLNNDSRKRWVNGSIGVVEAIKRNSEGEDYVRVRLSDTDEVIFVNRFKWEVFQFGFNGTEIVSEPAGTFTQFPFRLAWAITIHKSQGKTFDHVVIDIGKGTFVPGQMYVALSRCTSFAGVVLKTPIRKHDIRTDARIFEFLLRQKSALIEKAIETGQSLDITYLKADDTKTQRVVIPKSISMATYLGEQYLGMKARCTQINQELMFRVDRILAINVDVD